One Pseudoalteromonas sp. UG3-2 DNA window includes the following coding sequences:
- the mdh gene encoding malate dehydrogenase, protein MKVAVLGAAGGIGQALSLLLKNGLPAGSELALYDVAPVVPGVAVDLSHIPTAVKVAGYGKDDLDPALAGADVVLIPAGMPRKPGMDRADLFNVNAGIIKTLAEGIVKNCPKALVGVITNPVNGTVPIVAEVFKKAGTYDPARVFGVTTLDVIRAETFIAELKGLDVSEVKIPVIGGHSGTTILPLLSQVEGVEFTDEEVAALTTRIQNAGTEVVEAKAGGGSATLSMGAAAARFCFSLVKGLQGEEVLEYAYVQGNTGDAEFFAQPVVLGKNGVEKLLPYGELSAFEQKAKDDMLATLEKDIKEGVDFMA, encoded by the coding sequence ATGAAAGTTGCTGTATTAGGTGCCGCTGGCGGTATCGGTCAAGCTCTATCTTTATTGCTAAAAAACGGTCTTCCAGCTGGCTCTGAGTTAGCGCTTTATGACGTTGCACCGGTTGTACCGGGTGTTGCAGTTGACTTATCTCACATCCCAACTGCAGTGAAAGTAGCAGGTTACGGTAAAGATGACCTAGACCCTGCGCTTGCTGGTGCTGATGTGGTACTTATTCCTGCAGGTATGCCGCGTAAGCCGGGTATGGACCGTGCAGACCTATTTAATGTCAATGCGGGCATCATCAAAACGTTGGCAGAAGGCATTGTTAAAAACTGTCCGAAGGCCCTTGTTGGTGTTATCACTAACCCAGTAAACGGCACGGTTCCAATCGTTGCTGAAGTATTCAAAAAAGCAGGTACTTATGACCCAGCCCGCGTATTCGGTGTAACGACACTTGACGTTATCCGTGCAGAAACTTTCATCGCTGAGTTAAAAGGCCTAGACGTGTCTGAAGTGAAGATCCCTGTTATTGGTGGTCACTCAGGTACAACGATCCTTCCTCTGCTTTCGCAAGTTGAAGGCGTTGAGTTTACTGATGAAGAAGTTGCGGCACTCACAACGCGTATCCAAAACGCTGGTACTGAAGTGGTTGAAGCAAAAGCCGGTGGCGGCTCTGCGACGCTTTCTATGGGTGCAGCAGCAGCGCGTTTCTGCTTCTCTCTCGTGAAAGGCCTACAGGGTGAAGAAGTACTAGAGTACGCTTATGTACAAGGTAACACTGGCGACGCTGAGTTCTTCGCACAACCCGTTGTACTTGGTAAAAATGGCGTAGAAAAGCTTCTACCTTACGGTGAGCTAA